The Methanoculleus taiwanensis nucleotide sequence CAAAGAGCATGTTCACTGCCGCCCGCATATCCCCGCCGGCACGTCCGGCGATCTCGGCGAGCGCCTCCTCTCCGCAGGAGAGCCCCTCCCCGCTGCAGATCTGCCGGAGCCGGGGGACGATTGAGCGTGCCTGAAGCGACCGGAACTGCACCGGTTCGGTGACCGCCTTGAGCTCTTTTGCAAGACCGTAGTAGTCGTTTGCGATCAGGATGATCGGCTGACGGGAGCGGGCGATGATATCGACGATCGCCCGTGCGCCGCCGCGGTCGGCGTGGGCGTGGAGATTGTCCGCCTCGTCGAGGATGATGACCTTCCGCTCAGCGCCCGTAAGGCTCATCGTCGTGCTGCTGCTGCCCGCGATCTTCTCGATGATCGGCTTTGTACGCTGATCGGAGGCGTTCAGTTCGACGACCTCCCAGTTCATATCGTTCGCAAGAGCATATGCGCTCGAGGTCTTCCCGATCCCGGGTCTGCCGTACAGGACGAGGGGTTTGCTCTGCGGTGTCCAGGCTTTTGCCCATTCGTACATCTGCCGGACTGCGGAGGTGTTTCCCACGATATCCTGCAGGTGTCGGGGCCTGTACTTCTCCGCCCAATCCATGTACACATATCCACCGCCCAGACGAAAAAACAATTGCCACCGCCTGAATATGCTCGATCCGGGGAGCGGCGGAGGTGCCGGATCCGCGGAGTTCCTGCGGCGGAGCCATGGTGGTAATCCCTCGTTTCGGAACGGATTTGCCTATCTGTCGGCGCCGTTCATATGATAATCAAATACATTATCTCTGATGAGGCAGAATACCATAAAGAAGATTGGAGTGTTGGTGTTCTCGTGGTAAGGGATTGCTCCACTGATACGGTAGCCAAAGCCGTCAGGGAATATGAAGGCGTAACAAGAAAGCACGATATCGGGGGAATGATCAAGGCACTCCGGATTGAAGCTCCCGACGTTATCGCTTCCTTCGGCGAAGATGCAGCCGTTATCAGGCACAACACCGATGATGCGCTGCTGCTTGCAGCTGATGGAATCTGGAGCCGGCTCATGGAAGCCGACCCGTTCTGGGCCGGGTATTGTGCGGTGCTGGTGAACGTTCACGATATCGCGGCAATGGGTGCGAAACCCGTTGCCATGGTGGATATCCTCTCCGTTACGAGCGAACGGATCCGCACCGAGGTGACGCGGGGCATGGTGACCGCATCCGCTCAGTTCGGCGTGCCGATCGTCGGCGGGCACCTGCACCCCGACACCCCGTACAGCGTCGTCGACGTGGCCATCCTCGGCACCGCCCGGATGGATCAGCTCATCTTCTCCCACACGGCGGAGGAGGGGGATGCGGTCATCGCTGCCATCGATCTCGACGGACGGATTCACCCGTCCTGCTGCCTGAACTGGGACTCGGTGACGATGAAGTCATCCGCGGAGGTTCGGGCGCAGATCGAGCTGATGCAGCACCTCGGTGCCGAACGGCTGGTGACCGCCGGCAAGGACATCAGCAATCCCGGCATCATCGGCACGCTCGGCATGCTGCTCGAGGTGAGCGGCAAGGGTGCGGTCGTCGATCTCGAGGCGATCCCAAGGCCCGATCTTGCGGCTCTCGGGATCCCCTTCGAGCAGTGGGTGCGGATGTATCCGGGCATGGGGTTCATCCTCACCGTCCGGGACGAGCATGTCGCCGAGGTCTGCCGGCGTTTTTCCTCCGTTGGTATGGCGGCCGCATCGATCGGCCGGGTCGACGCCAGCCGGAACCTCACCGTCACCTACCACGGCGAGAAGACGGAGGTCTTCGATCTCGACCGCGACGGTATCATGCGCATCTTCGCCGATGAGGATGTATGCCGGTAACGGTCGGTATCGGGGCTCTGACAGATCCGGCGAAGGTTCGTGAGAGTATACGGGGAGCCCCTGCCGGGGTTCGGATGGTCTGCTTCGGCCCGCCGGGTCTGCAGGCAGTGCTCGGGGATGTCTGCACGGTGATAGAGAGCGCCGATCCGGGCAGTGCTCTCGTGTCGGCGCTGGCAGCAGGAGAGATCGATGCGGCAGTCCGCGGCACGCTTCCTGCATCGTCAACCCTCGGAGCCCTGAAGAAAGCCTGCGGGGTGGACAGCCTCGTTCGGATAGCACTCCTCGAGACCGCCGACGGCCGTCTCTTCTTTCTCGCACCGGTCGGGGTCGACGAGGGGTGGACGGTCGCCCAGAAGATCGACCTCGTCGAGCGTGGGCGAAATCTTGCCCGGAGGTTCGGCCTTCCGGACTCTGTGGCGGTGCTCTCCGGCGGCAGGTACGGCGATATCGGCCGTCACCCCGCCGTCGACCGGAGCCTTGCCGACGCCGAGCTCGTCGCCCGCCTCGCCGGTGCCGAGCATACCGAGATCCTGATCGAGGATGCCGTTCGCCGCTTCGGCGTTATAGTAGCACCCGACGGCATCTCCGGGAACCTGATCTTCCGTACCCTGACGTTTCTCGGAGCAGGCATCGGCCATGGAGCACCGGTGGTAAATACCGATAAAATATTCGTCGATACCTCGCGCGCCTCACCAAATTATACGAAAGCAATTCTACTCGCAGAATCGCTGGCAAAATAAAAATCGGGCTTAATTTGGCCAAGCATTTGGAAACTGCTCATAATTCTTGGGATTTGGAATCGCAATAATTCTGTGACCCGGGTTTGAATGCGGTCGTCAAATGTCTCGCCGATGCCGAAGAGGAGCGCAAAAAATCGAAATAATCCCGAAATATTTAAATATTAACTGATATACTTCTTTTAGAGGTGGAATTGATTATGGCAGATCTACCCATTGCTGCGGTTGTACGTATCGCAAAGAAGAATGGCGCTGAGAGAGTCGGCAGCGATGCCGCTGCTGCACTCGTTACGAAGGCAGAGGCATACATCGCCGAGCTGACCAAGGAAGCCAACAGGCTCGCTCAGCACGCGGGACGCAAGACGATCAAGGCAGAAGATGTCGACCTCGCAGTTAAGTCTGCGTAAGTCCGGCATCATCTCTCTTATTACCCTGATTTTTGTATTGTTCGCACGGCCTCGAGCGGGTATCCTGCCCGATGGCTTTTCGGCCCGGCTCTGTTCATTGCAGATCTCGCAGTCTTCCGGCTCTTCTGTTCCGCTCCCCGGTGACGCTGGCGGTGCAACAACCGTAAAAAGAGGTGATATGGTGCTGCGCTGTCTGCTGCCTCATCGGAGCTGCAACATGGGGAGACGCCGATTCACGACACGCTCAAAGCGTCCCTTTCGTACTTGGAATCTCGGTGCTTGCCGGGTCGATGGCCACAGCGGCTCGTAGAGCCCTTCCGAACGCCTTGAAGACAGCTTCGCACATGTGATGGTCGTTTCGCCCGTAAAACGACACGTGAGCGGTGATACCGGCGTTGGTGCAGAGGCTGTAGAAGAAGTGCTCGACGAGGTCTCCCGGAATGTTCCCCGGGCCTGCGGGAGAGAATGTGCCTGTAAAGACGAGGTAGCCCCGTCCCCCGATATCGATCGCCACCCGGGCGAGCGCCTCGTCCATCGGAACGGCGGCATCCGCGAATCTCGTGATCCCCCGCCCGTCGCCGACGGCTTCTGCGAGCGCACTCCCAAGAACGATGCCGATATCCTCCATGGTGTGGTGAGCATCGACGGCGAGGTCGCCGACGGCTTTGATCTCGAGGTCAAGCCTGCCGTGTTTCCCGAGGGCTCCGAGCATATGATCGAGGAATGCGATCCCGGTATCGACGGTGCAGGCTCCGCTGCCGTCGAGATCGATCGAGACGGCGATATCCGTCTCGCGTGTTCTGCGGTGGATCTCACTACGGCGCATGTGCTGCCTCCAGTGCATCCGGGAGCGTGATCTTACCTGCATAGAGAGCGGATCCGAGGACGGCACCGGAGACTCCGGCGTCCCGGAGCGCCCGGACGTCGGCAGCGGACGAGACGCCTCCCGAGGCCACAACGGGGAGGTCTGTTGCCTCAATAAGTCTCTTCACCGGTTCGAGAGCGATCCCCTGCTGCAGCCCCTCGACATCGACGTTGGTGAAGAGGAGCGACCCGGCACCGAGCGTCTCGAAGGTCTTTGCCCAGGTGAGGTAGTCGCCGGCGGCTTCTTCCCAGCCTTCGATGACCACCTGCCCTCCCCGGGCGTCGACCCCGGCCATCACACGGTCGCTGCCGAACTCGTCGGCGATAGTGCGGACAGCTCCCGGACTCCTGACGGCAAGCGTTCCGAGGATCACCCGTGCAACGCCGATCGCGAGCCACCCGGCGGCATCCTCGACGCTCCGGATACCCCCGCCGAGCTCGACGGTGACCTCCGTCTCCCGGATGAGCTCCCGGATCAGGTCGGCGTTTCTGGTCGCCGTTCCGAATGCCCCGTCGAGGTTGATGACGTGAAGAGCATCGGCGCCCTCATCGAGCCACTTCTGCGCCCAGGCGGCAGGATCGCCGTAGACCGTCGCCTGCTCCCGCTTCCCCTGCACGAGCTGGACGCACCGCCCGTCCAGGATATCGACTGCCGGATAGATCTCCATAGGTATCAGCGTATCATCCGGTCTATCGGCATAACTAATATGTCTTTTGCGCCCGCCCGTTTTAACTGGTTGATGAGCTGATAGACCCGCTCTTCACGGACGACGGCGTGAACGGCGACGACATTGTCGCTCGATGCGACGTCCATCACGGTCGGGCCGCCGAGGCCCGGGAGGACGTTCTTGACATCCTCGACGGCGCTCCGGTGAACGTTCATCATCAGGTAGCACTGCCCCTTCGCCCGGATCACGCTCTCGAGGGCGAGAACCAGCTCGTCGATCTTCTCGCGCTTCTCCTGCATTGAGTTCTTGTTCGCGATGAGAATCGTGCTGCTCGCGAGGATCTCGTCGATGACGCGAAGATGGTTTGTCTTAAGCGTCGTGCCCGAGCTCGAGAGGTCGACGATGGCGTCGGCGATACCGAGGTGCGGCGTCGCCTCGCATGCCCCGCCGACGGTGACGATGGAGACTTTGATGCCGTGCTGCTCAAAAAAGCTCTTCGTAATCCCGGGAAACTCCGTCGCGACTCTGGCACCGGCGAGATCGCCGACGCTTCCCACCGCCGACTCCTCCGGCACCGCGACGACGAGCGTCGCCCGCCCCATTTGGAGGTCGAGCAGTTCGGCGACGTCGGCATTCCGCTCCATCACCATATCCTTCCCGGTGATCCCGATGTCGGCGACGCCGTTTGCGACATACTCGGGGATATCGATCGGGCGGGCGAAGAGGATCTCCACGTGGGGATCGTGTGTTCTGGTGATGAGCCTTCGTTCGCCCCCATCCAGCATATGCAGGCCGCTCTTCTCGATCAGCTCGTTGATTGGCTGGGCAATCCTGCCTTTATTCGGCATGGCGAGGCGGATGGTATACTCATCCCGCCCTTCTTTCGTGTATGTCGTCGGGGTCATAGGCTATTCCGAAAGAATAGTAGCCGTTAGAAGGTCTTGAGTTCTCCCCTGATGACCTTCTCGGTGATGGTGGTGACGTTCGCGAGCCACCCGTCGATGATAGCCTCGACCTCGGGGGCGACGGCCTGCATGCTCGTTCCCGGTTTTGTGATCACCTGGGCGCTTGCAACATGCGGTTGATCGATGGGGTGGCCGATCTGCGAGAGCAGGCGGACGTACATCTCTTCGATACCGTCGACCTTGGTCACGCAGTCCTGCGCTATCTGGGTCGCGAGGAGGTTATAGATCTTGCCGATGTGGTTGATGGGGTTCTTCCCGCTCGTCGCCTCCATGCTCATCGGGCGGTTCGGGGTGATCAGGCCGTTGCACCGGTTGCCCCGGCCGACCGATCCGTCGTCGCCCATCTCGGCGGAGGAACCGGAGACGGTGAGGAAGATGCTCTCGTTTGCGATGTCGTCTGCGGTGTTCACGTCGACGCGGACGGTCCGTTTCGTGAATCCCTGCGCGACGGACTCGACCTGCTCCTTGATGAGCTGTTTCATATCGAGGTAGTCGTTCAGGCTTGCACAGTAGCGGTCGACGAACGCGATGGCGAGGGTGATGGTGATCGCATCACCGTCGCGGAGGCACATGATCTTGCAGTCCTGGCCGATGACCGGATACCGGGGACGGAGCTGCTCGTCGATGAAGGCGGCGACGCCCCGAACGACGCTCTCCGCCTCGGAGAAGGGTGCATGCCCGACGCCGAACGAGGTGTCGTTCGCCCGCGGGATGGTGACGCAGGTCCGGAAGACGTCCCGGAGGTCGGTCGAGCCCATGCCCATGCGGGAGTCGACGGTGATATCGCGCTCCATATCGAGGGTCGGCAGGATCGTCCGGATGTAGTTTCGGGCGGCATTGATGGCGATGGTGTCTGCGGGGATGTTCGCACCGTCGAAGGTCTTCGTCGCCCTCCCGTTCAGCAGAACGTAGATCGGTTTTGTGATTACACCGCCGCCGAACCTCGGGAGCGATTCTCCCGCGACGATCTCACCCTGGTCGGTGTTGTGGTGCAGGACGGTGCCACATTCCTCGAAGTAGGCTGCGCTGAGAGCGCGGCTGATCGACTCGGCGATACCGTCGGCAAGGCTGTCCGGGTGGCCGAGACATTTGCGCTCCACAAGCTCAATCCGCTGCTGTTCGATCGGGGTCTGCTCGAGTCCCTCTACACTGATATTCCTCTTCATCGAATCCACCGTAGTTCTAAACTATACTATACCAGATGACTACAATTCATATAACCGTTTCTAACTTTTAATCCGGAGATCCGAGCGGATAGCTATCTTGCAGATGCCGTTCCGAAATACCCGCACCATACCGCCGCTCTCCGAGATCGTTATGCCGACGACGGGTATCTCGCTGGTGACGAATGCAGTCGCCCGGTGCCTCCCGCCGAGCCCTCCCGGGAGCGTCACCGTCCTCCCCGTGACGTCGAGGTACCGGCCCGCCGCCCGGATATCTCCGGTCGTATCGATGACGAAGACCCCGTCGAGCTGGGCGAACTCCTTGACGCTCTCCCAGTTATCCCGGTCTTTGACGTCCCGGAGAGAGGGGGGCTGACCCTGGTACGGATTCAGGATGGCCTGGTGCGAGTGCTTGAAGATCTCCTCGGGGTCCCCGATGATGAACGCCGTGCCGATGGCACGCCCTTCACGCCCCTCGATGGCGATCTCCATGGCGAGGGTCAGGACGGCATGCAGGACGTCTCTTGGGACGATATCGGAGAAGTCCCTGAGGTTGATGAAGTTCTTCCCCTCCTCGATGTCGTAGAGGATGATGGCGTAGGGGAAGACCCCCACGACGAGTCCGCTCTCGAACCGTCGCGAGAGGTAGATCTGGACGGTGGCGTCGAGCATGTGCCGCTCGCTCACCTCGAGGATATCGTGCATGGTGAGGTCTTTGAGGACGTCGAGCTGGAGCTCCTGCACCCAGATGACGGGAACCTCCGATGCGAACTCCCTCGGTTCGGTGAACGAGACGATCGCCTTGGCGTTCACCGATGCCGCCACCTGCCGGGCAGCCTCGAGCATCGTCTCATCGTTCATAGGAGGTCACGGATCAGTCCCGGGATCTCCGATGGGCGGGATGCTACCGGGACGCCGAGCGCGCAGAGCCGCTGCACCTTCGACCGGGCGTCGCCCTCGCCTCCTTCGATGATGGCGCCGGCATGCCCCATCCGCTTCTCGGGGGGAGCGCTCACCCCGGCGATGTAGGTGACGACGGGAAGTTCGGCCGACCGGACGCCCTCTTCCTCGAGGTTGCCGCCGACCTCGCCGATGACGACGACGGCCTCTGTCTCCGGGTCGTCGGCGAAGCGTTCGAGTACGTCCACGAACGTCTGCCCGATGACCGGATCGCCGCCGATCCCGACGATCGTGCTCTGCCCGATCCCTGCACGGGTCAGCTCGTCGACGACCTCGTAGGTGAGCGTCCCGCTCCGGGAGACGACGCCGACAGAGCCGCGTGTGGCGAGGTGGGCGGGCATAATCCCGAGCTTGCACTCGCCGGGCGAGAGGAGGCCGGGGCAGTTTGGCCCGATCACCGCGCAGTCATGGAGTTTTGCGTAGGAGATGGCCTTCATCGCATCGTGCACCGGGATATGCTCGGTGATTGCGACGACGAGTTCGAGACCTGCATGGGCGGCCTCCATGATGGAGTCGCCGGCGGCACCGCCCGGGACGAAGACGACACTCGCGGTCGCGTCGTGCTCGCGGAGAGCCTCCCTGACCGTATTGTAGACCGGGACGCCGTGAACCTCGCGCCCGCCCTTGCCCGGAGCGACCCCGGCGACGACCCCGCGCCCGCCGACCGAGCGTGCGTAGGCGTTCATCAGGTCGGTATGGAACGCACCCTGTTTGCCGGTGGCGTTCTGGACGATGACGCCGAGATCTTTATCGCCGTAGATCATGACGACACCTCCACGGCCGCCTTGACGGCGGCGTCCATGCTCTCGAGCATGCGGTAGCCGTGCTCCGCGAGGAGGTGCTTTCCTTCCTCCTCGTTCGTCCCGGCCATCCGGACGATCACCGTCGGGGCGACCCCGGCGGCGATGATCCCCTTCGCCACCTCGTCGCAGCGGGTGATCCCGCCGAGGAGATTGACGACGATCACCTTGACGGACGGCATACCGGCGACGAGCTGCACTGCGTGGCGCACCCGTTCCTGGTCCGCCCCGCCGCCGACGTCGAGGAAGTTGGCGGCACTGCCCTGGTAGTACTCGATGAGGTCGAGCGTGGACATCGTGAGGCCCGCCCCGTTGCCGATGACTCCGATACTCCCCTCGAGCTCCACGTACGAGAACCCGTGCCGCTCCGCCTCCTGCTCCCGTGCGGAGAGGTCGCGGTTGACGGTGATACCCTGGCGTGCGAGGGCATTGTCGTCGATGATCAGCTTCGCGTCCGCCGCATAGACGCCCTTTTCGGTGGTGACGAGCGGATTGATCTCGGCGAGCATCGCATCCTTCTCCATAAACACGCGGTAAAGCCGGTTGATCACCGGTGCGAGTTCCTTCGGCGCACCGCCCAGGAGCTCCCGCATCAGGAAGGGCGGGACCTCGCGGAGGAGCGGCGGCAGGGTGACCTTCCGGACAGCGCTCTCGTCTTCCCGTGCGGCGTTCTCGATCTCAACCCCGCCGGCATCGGCGAAGAGGATCACCGGCCCCTTTGTGGACCGGTCGATGGCGATCGAGAGGTAGTACTCGTGGGTGATGGGGAGGCGTTCTTCAACGAGGATCTCGCGAACCGGGAGTCCCTTAATCGTCCGGGCGAAGAGGTCGCGAGCCGTATCGGCTGCTTCTGCATCGTTCACCTTCAGGATCCCGCCGGCTTTTCCGCGTCCTCCGACGTCTACCTGGGCTTTCAGCACCACGATATCTCCGAGCGCCGCAAGGTGGGGGAGCACCTCGTCCGGCGTCCTGATCAGCACACTCTTCGGAACCGGTATCCCGTACTCCGAGAATACCGCTTTTGCCTCGTACTCCAGCAGTTTCATAGTTTACACGCCTCCTCGCCGAGTTCGAATCCTCGTTTGAGAGCTTTTAGATTGAGTTCTTCCGTGCCCTTCGGCACGCTGTCGAGCACCGCTTTCTCGATAGCTTCCCTGCTCACGACGCCGGTGCCCGCCACGAGAGCGCCGATCATGATGATGTTCGCGACGATCTCGCGTTTGAATGTCGATTTTGCCTCTGCGGTCGCCGGTATCTCACAGCTCCGGCATCCCGGGCGCGAGTGGACGAGGCCGGAATCGACGAGCATGACGGCATCCTTACGGGCATGGACACCGTACTTCTCGAACCCCTGCTGCGACATGATGACGAATATGTCGGGCTCCGTCACCTCGGGGAAGAGGATCGGGTCGTCGTCGATGACGACCTGCCCCATCGACGCGCCGCCACGGGCTTCAGGGCCGTAGACCTGCGTCTGGACGGCGTATTTCTCGTCGTAGAGCGCCGCCGCCCGCCCGAGGATGACGACCGAGAGGATGATCCCCTGCCCGCCGAAACCGGAGAACCGGATCTCGCGTCTCATCGCCGCACCCCCATCGCGGGCCTGCTGCGCCGGACGAGTTCGCCGACCGTGAACATACCCTCGGGGATAGCTCGCCCCTCTGCTTCGAGCCTTCTCTTCTTCTCGACGAGGAGCGCGTGCGACCGCATATGCTCGACCATCTCCGAGACCTTCCTCTGCTTGTTCCGCCGCCCGTAGTTCGTCGGGCACTGCGTCACCACCTCGATGAACGAGAGGCCCGGCGTCTGCAGACCGGCGGTGATCGCCCGCGTGAGTTCCTTGACGTGATATGCCGTCCACCGGGCGACGTAGTTTGCGCCGGCGGCGACGGCGAGTTCGGCAAGGTCGAAGGTCGGTTCGGCGGAGCCGTAGGGGGTCGTCGTCGACTGCGCTCCCATCGGGGTGGTGGGGCTTCCCTGCCCGCCGGTCATCCCGTAGATCTGGTTGTTCATGCAGACGACCGTCATATCGACGTTCCTCCGGCAGGCGTGGATGAAGTGGTTGCCGCCGATGGCGGCAAGGTCGCCGTCGCCGGTGAAGACGACCACGTTCAGGTCGGGTTTTGCCATCTTCACGCCGGTGGCGAACGCGAGCGCCCGGCCGTGCGTGGTGTGGAGCGAATCGGTCTCGATGTAGCCCGGTGCCCGGGAGGAGCAGCCGATCCCGGAGACGAAGACGGTGTCGTCCTGCTTCCATCCCATCCCGGTGACGGCGGCGAGGGTGCAGTTGATAACCGTGCCGTTCCCGCACCCCGTGCAGTAGATGTGGGGGAGCCGATCGGTTCTGAACCAGTCTTCGACGTTCATCGCACCGCCTCCAGGGCTGCCGCGAGTTCGGCAGGGGTGTGGAGCTCGCCGCCGATCTTCGGGAGCATGACGACCTTCTGGTCGACGTGCCGCTCGACTTCCCGGGCAATCTGTCCCATATTCAGTTCCGGCATCAGGAAGACCTTCGCGTCTGCAAACTCTTTGAGGGCGAACTCGGGGAACGGCCAGACCACTTTCAGGCGGAGGTGCCCGATATTCTCGTCCGGCAGATCGTGCATGAGCTGCTGCACCGTCCGTGACGGCGGACCGTAGGTGACGAAGACGAACTCCGCGTCCGGGTTCGTCACCTCGTAGTCCGCCATCTCGCGGCGTGCCGACTCGACTTTGCGCATCAGGCGCCGCACCAGGACGTCGTGCGCCTCGGCGTCCGTCGTATCCGGGTAGCCGCGTTCGTTGTGCGTGAGGCCCGTCACGTGGACGTGCCGCCCCGTCCCGAACGGGGCGAATCCGGGGATGCCATCGGGGTCGGCCGCAAACGGCAGTCTCCCATCGCCGAGCGGGCGGCGGGAGACGGTCTCGACCGAGTCCGGGATGACGATCTTCTCGCGCATGTGGCCGATGATCTCGTCCGACATCAGAAAGACCGGCACCCGGTACCGGTCGGCGAGGTTGAAGGCCTTCGCCGTCAGGTCGAACATCTCCTGGACGCTATTCGGGGTGATTGCGATCGTGCTGTAGTCGCCGTGCGACCCGAACCGGCACTGCATCATATCGCCCTGCGCCGCCCTGGTCGGCTGGCCGGT carries:
- a CDS encoding methanogenesis marker 2 protein, which gives rise to MVRDCSTDTVAKAVREYEGVTRKHDIGGMIKALRIEAPDVIASFGEDAAVIRHNTDDALLLAADGIWSRLMEADPFWAGYCAVLVNVHDIAAMGAKPVAMVDILSVTSERIRTEVTRGMVTASAQFGVPIVGGHLHPDTPYSVVDVAILGTARMDQLIFSHTAEEGDAVIAAIDLDGRIHPSCCLNWDSVTMKSSAEVRAQIELMQHLGAERLVTAGKDISNPGIIGTLGMLLEVSGKGAVVDLEAIPRPDLAALGIPFEQWVRMYPGMGFILTVRDEHVAEVCRRFSSVGMAAASIGRVDASRNLTVTYHGEKTEVFDLDRDGIMRIFADEDVCR
- the hisG gene encoding ATP phosphoribosyltransferase codes for the protein MTPTTYTKEGRDEYTIRLAMPNKGRIAQPINELIEKSGLHMLDGGERRLITRTHDPHVEILFARPIDIPEYVANGVADIGITGKDMVMERNADVAELLDLQMGRATLVVAVPEESAVGSVGDLAGARVATEFPGITKSFFEQHGIKVSIVTVGGACEATPHLGIADAIVDLSSSGTTLKTNHLRVIDEILASSTILIANKNSMQEKREKIDELVLALESVIRAKGQCYLMMNVHRSAVEDVKNVLPGLGGPTVMDVASSDNVVAVHAVVREERVYQLINQLKRAGAKDILVMPIDRMIR
- the hisB gene encoding imidazoleglycerol-phosphate dehydratase HisB, with protein sequence MRRSEIHRRTRETDIAVSIDLDGSGACTVDTGIAFLDHMLGALGKHGRLDLEIKAVGDLAVDAHHTMEDIGIVLGSALAEAVGDGRGITRFADAAVPMDEALARVAIDIGGRGYLVFTGTFSPAGPGNIPGDLVEHFFYSLCTNAGITAHVSFYGRNDHHMCEAVFKAFGRALRAAVAIDPASTEIPSTKGTL
- a CDS encoding succinate--CoA ligase subunit beta translates to MKLLEYEAKAVFSEYGIPVPKSVLIRTPDEVLPHLAALGDIVVLKAQVDVGGRGKAGGILKVNDAEAADTARDLFARTIKGLPVREILVEERLPITHEYYLSIAIDRSTKGPVILFADAGGVEIENAAREDESAVRKVTLPPLLREVPPFLMRELLGGAPKELAPVINRLYRVFMEKDAMLAEINPLVTTEKGVYAADAKLIIDDNALARQGITVNRDLSAREQEAERHGFSYVELEGSIGVIGNGAGLTMSTLDLIEYYQGSAANFLDVGGGADQERVRHAVQLVAGMPSVKVIVVNLLGGITRCDEVAKGIIAAGVAPTVIVRMAGTNEEEGKHLLAEHGYRMLESMDAAVKAAVEVSS
- the hisA gene encoding 1-(5-phosphoribosyl)-5-[(5-phosphoribosylamino)methylideneamino]imidazole-4-carboxamide isomerase — translated: MEIYPAVDILDGRCVQLVQGKREQATVYGDPAAWAQKWLDEGADALHVINLDGAFGTATRNADLIRELIRETEVTVELGGGIRSVEDAAGWLAIGVARVILGTLAVRSPGAVRTIADEFGSDRVMAGVDARGGQVVIEGWEEAAGDYLTWAKTFETLGAGSLLFTNVDVEGLQQGIALEPVKRLIEATDLPVVASGGVSSAADVRALRDAGVSGAVLGSALYAGKITLPDALEAAHAP
- a CDS encoding DNA integrity scanning protein DisA nucleotide-binding domain protein, whose product is MNDETMLEAARQVAASVNAKAIVSFTEPREFASEVPVIWVQELQLDVLKDLTMHDILEVSERHMLDATVQIYLSRRFESGLVVGVFPYAIILYDIEEGKNFINLRDFSDIVPRDVLHAVLTLAMEIAIEGREGRAIGTAFIIGDPEEIFKHSHQAILNPYQGQPPSLRDVKDRDNWESVKEFAQLDGVFVIDTTGDIRAAGRYLDVTGRTVTLPGGLGGRHRATAFVTSEIPVVGITISESGGMVRVFRNGICKIAIRSDLRIKS
- a CDS encoding 2-oxoacid:ferredoxin oxidoreductase subunit gamma, which produces MRREIRFSGFGGQGIILSVVILGRAAALYDEKYAVQTQVYGPEARGGASMGQVVIDDDPILFPEVTEPDIFVIMSQQGFEKYGVHARKDAVMLVDSGLVHSRPGCRSCEIPATAEAKSTFKREIVANIIMIGALVAGTGVVSREAIEKAVLDSVPKGTEELNLKALKRGFELGEEACKL
- a CDS encoding thiamine pyrophosphate-dependent enzyme, encoding MNVEDWFRTDRLPHIYCTGCGNGTVINCTLAAVTGMGWKQDDTVFVSGIGCSSRAPGYIETDSLHTTHGRALAFATGVKMAKPDLNVVVFTGDGDLAAIGGNHFIHACRRNVDMTVVCMNNQIYGMTGGQGSPTTPMGAQSTTTPYGSAEPTFDLAELAVAAGANYVARWTAYHVKELTRAITAGLQTPGLSFIEVVTQCPTNYGRRNKQRKVSEMVEHMRSHALLVEKKRRLEAEGRAIPEGMFTVGELVRRSRPAMGVRR
- the sucD gene encoding succinate--CoA ligase subunit alpha yields the protein MIYGDKDLGVIVQNATGKQGAFHTDLMNAYARSVGGRGVVAGVAPGKGGREVHGVPVYNTVREALREHDATASVVFVPGGAAGDSIMEAAHAGLELVVAITEHIPVHDAMKAISYAKLHDCAVIGPNCPGLLSPGECKLGIMPAHLATRGSVGVVSRSGTLTYEVVDELTRAGIGQSTIVGIGGDPVIGQTFVDVLERFADDPETEAVVVIGEVGGNLEEEGVRSAELPVVTYIAGVSAPPEKRMGHAGAIIEGGEGDARSKVQRLCALGVPVASRPSEIPGLIRDLL
- a CDS encoding histone family protein, whose protein sequence is MADLPIAAVVRIAKKNGAERVGSDAAAALVTKAEAYIAELTKEANRLAQHAGRKTIKAEDVDLAVKSA
- the mtxX gene encoding methanogenesis marker protein Mmp4/MtxX, encoding MPVTVGIGALTDPAKVRESIRGAPAGVRMVCFGPPGLQAVLGDVCTVIESADPGSALVSALAAGEIDAAVRGTLPASSTLGALKKACGVDSLVRIALLETADGRLFFLAPVGVDEGWTVAQKIDLVERGRNLARRFGLPDSVAVLSGGRYGDIGRHPAVDRSLADAELVARLAGAEHTEILIEDAVRRFGVIVAPDGISGNLIFRTLTFLGAGIGHGAPVVNTDKIFVDTSRASPNYTKAILLAESLAK
- a CDS encoding 2-oxoacid:acceptor oxidoreductase subunit alpha, coding for MSKVEFMQGNTACAEGALAAGCRYFGGYPITPSTEVAEHMARKLPKVGGTFISMEDEIGSIASVIGAAWTGARAMTATSGPGFSLMMENIGYAVMTETPLVVVNIQRGGPSTGQPTRAAQGDMMQCRFGSHGDYSTIAITPNSVQEMFDLTAKAFNLADRYRVPVFLMSDEIIGHMREKIVIPDSVETVSRRPLGDGRLPFAADPDGIPGFAPFGTGRHVHVTGLTHNERGYPDTTDAEAHDVLVRRLMRKVESARREMADYEVTNPDAEFVFVTYGPPSRTVQQLMHDLPDENIGHLRLKVVWPFPEFALKEFADAKVFLMPELNMGQIAREVERHVDQKVVMLPKIGGELHTPAELAAALEAVR
- a CDS encoding methionine adenosyltransferase, yielding MKRNISVEGLEQTPIEQQRIELVERKCLGHPDSLADGIAESISRALSAAYFEECGTVLHHNTDQGEIVAGESLPRFGGGVITKPIYVLLNGRATKTFDGANIPADTIAINAARNYIRTILPTLDMERDITVDSRMGMGSTDLRDVFRTCVTIPRANDTSFGVGHAPFSEAESVVRGVAAFIDEQLRPRYPVIGQDCKIMCLRDGDAITITLAIAFVDRYCASLNDYLDMKQLIKEQVESVAQGFTKRTVRVDVNTADDIANESIFLTVSGSSAEMGDDGSVGRGNRCNGLITPNRPMSMEATSGKNPINHIGKIYNLLATQIAQDCVTKVDGIEEMYVRLLSQIGHPIDQPHVASAQVITKPGTSMQAVAPEVEAIIDGWLANVTTITEKVIRGELKTF